The genomic region CGAACATGCCGATGCCGAGGGTCAGCTCACCGTTGCGGGCCGCCAGCACGTCGCCGACGCAGGCCGCCGGAACCGGCATGCTGTTCTGCGCCGTCTCCAGGTTCTTGGCCGCCGTCTCCAACGTGGTCACGATGCTGACCTTGCCGCGGCCCGGGTTGTTGATGTCGTCCTGGAGATTCCCGGCCTGCTTGGCCAGGCCCTCGATGTGCGTCTTGAACGCCTCGTACGCCGGGCCCTTCCAGACCACGCCGAGGTCCTTGGCGTTCTTCTCGAGGCTCTCCTTGACCTCGCCGATGTTCTTGATCAGCTCTTTCCAGCCCAGCGCGGCGCTCGCGATGTAGTCCGGCCGGCCCGCCACCAGCACCTCGCGGGCCATCTCCTCCCAGCTCTTCCCGCCCATGTCCCCGTCCCCCCGCTCTAGTGGTCGCCGCTCGCGGCCTTGGTGAACGCCTGCTGCATCTCCTGTGCCGTCATGGCGTTGGCGCCCTCGGCGTCCTCGTAGTTCCGCTTGACGGTGCGCAGGGCGTCCGCCGCGTTGTAGAGGCTGTCCGAGAGGTTGCGCAGCCCGGTCTCGGTGCCGGCGTACAGCTCGGTGTGCCGCTGGGCCAGCTGGGTCGCGTACTGGAAGCCGCCCAACGGACCCTCGCCCGCCGCGGCCTGGTCGCCGCCGAGCTTGTCCTTGATCTCGACCATGTCGTAGGAGAGCCGGTAGAGGTAGCTGGCGTGCGCCTCGAGCCAGGTGATGGCCGAGTCCAGGTTGCCCGCGTCCCACTCGGTCCGTACGCCCTGCTCGCCCGAGCCGGCCACCAGCCCACTGGGCGTCTCGGCCTGGTCCACCCCGGTCCGGTCCCAGCTCATTCCCCGGATGTCGCCCGCGAACGGAAGCGTCGGGTTGATCGGCATGGGGATCGGGGTCCTGACCTCGACCCGGTCGTTCTCGTCGCTCATTGCTGTCCTCCCCTGGCGCGGCTGAACGGTCTGGTCACTGACGCGGCTGCGGATCGGTCGGCGGTGCCGCCGGCGCACCGTGCGGCGGCGCGGGCGGCACGACGCCCGGCGGCGCGGGCTGCTGCGGCGCCCCGTACGGCGGAGCGGCGACCGGCGGGCCGGCCGGTGTCGACGGGTACGGATGCGGCCCGGGCGGCGGCCCGAACCCGCCGGGCGGCGGTGGTCCGAAGCCGGCGGGCGGTGGCGGGTACGGCTGGTGTGCCTGGTGCGGCCCCGGTGGCCGGTAGGAACCCGGTGCGGGATACGCGCCCGGCGGCGGGTAGGTGACCGGCGGTGGCCCGGCCGACGCGCGGCGGCGGGCCCGGCGGTTGACCAGCACGAGGGTCACGATGATCGCCACCGCGACGAGCACGGCCAGCAGGCAGAGCACGATCTGCAGCCCGGCGTTGTCCGCGAGCCCGAACGACACCGCCGGCCCGTCGTCGCCGTCCTCCTCGGCGCCGCCGGCCGGCGCGCCCGCGCTGGGCGAGCCGGCGACGGGCGCGGCCAGCGGGTTCGCCTTGACCGCCGGCACGGAACGGGACAGCGCGGCGAGCACGTCGACGGAGCCGAAGCCGTACTCGGGGTCCCGCCCGGCCGGGCCGCGGTCCCGGGCGGTGCGGATCAGGCGGTTGACGACGTTGGCGGCGTCGAGGTCCGGATAGCGGGCGCGGACCAGTGCGGCGACGCCGGAGACGACGGCTGTGGCGTTGCTGGTGCCGTCGGAGACGAGGTAGCCGTTCGGAGAGGCGCCGGGCGGAGCGGGCGCGATGAGGCGCTCGCCGGGCGCGGAGAGGGCCATCTCGGGGCCGGTCACGGTCTCGCCCCAGAGGCCACCGGAGCGGGTGGCGGCACCCACCGCGATCACGCCGGGAATGCTGGCCGGCTCGGGGATCTGCCGGTAGCCGCTGTCCCGGTTGCCCGTCGCGGCGACGACCACCACGTCCTTGCTCAGCGCGTAGCGGACCGCGTCGGCGGTCTCCTGGTCCGGGCCCTGCCCGCCGAACGACAGGTTGAGCACGTCGGCGCCCGCGTCGACGGCCCAACGGATGGCCGCGGGCGCCTCTCGGTAGCCGGCCTCCTCGGGGCCCAGGCCGAGCGGAAGGATCTTCGCCTCGGGTGCGATGCCGAGCGCGTGCATGGCGCCGCCGCCCCGGCCGGCGATGATGCCGGCCATCGCGGTGCCGTGCCCGCCCTTCACGTCCGGATCCGTCCGCCCGTCGGCGGCCACCCCCGGCCCGAGGCCCCGGCCCCGCAGCACCTGCCCCTTCAGATCGGGATGAGCCGCGTGGACGCCGCTGTCGACGACCGCCACGACGACCCCGCGCCCCTTCGACAGCCGGTGGGCCTCGGAGATCTTGAGAGTGTCGAGGTGCCACTGGAGTTCGCGTACCGTGTCGGCCTGGGCCGGCGCCGGCGCCACCAGCGGGCCGACGCCGACCGCGGCGAGCAGCGTGAGCACGGCGCAGACCGACCGGGTGACCGGTCGGAGACGCTTCCGGGCAGGCATGACTTTCCCCCAGGGCCGGTGTGGACTCGTAACGCACCACGGCTCCGGCCCGGTCGAACCGGACCGGAGCCGCGCGGGCGATCTGGTCAGCTGCTCCAGACCTTGGAGTTGCTCATCTCGGTGCTGACGTAGTTCTCGCGGGCGATGCCGACCGCGCCACCGATGTCGTTCAGGATCTTGTTGATGTCCCGGACGGCGGTGTCCCACTGGGCCTGGTGCTGCTCGTAGGCGACCCGGTCCTCGCCCTCCCACTGGAGCTTGGACAGCATCTGGCGGAGCGTGTCCAGCTTCTCGTCGATCGTCCGCGAGATGGCCAGCATCTGCTGGTTGCTGCTCTCGAGGACCGCGTAGTCAACCTTGATCGTCACGACTTCCTCCTCTGCTCCTGGCTGCGGATCACGGGTTGAGGGCAGAGTGGAACTTGTCCAGCATCTGCTGCTGCTCTTCGTCGTTGACCTGGTGCGTCGTCCCCGACTTGTCGAGCAGATCGGCGATGTTGTCCATCGCCGTCAGCAACTTCGCGGTGTCCTCGTTCCAGCGCGTCATGAGCGACTGGAAGCCGGTGGACGCCTGACCCTTCCAGGCGATGGCCAGATCGTCGACCACGTTCCACAGCTTCTTCAGCTCGCCGTCGACCTCGCTGCGCGTGGACCGCACGTCACTCGCGGCGGTATGCAGAGTCGCAGCTTCGACCTCGAACGCCATGCTTCACACCCTTCCGTCATATTGTGGCGGCGGTTCTGCCGCGCCCTCCCCCGCGGCAAGGCGAATCACCCCACCGACGGACACTCCTGTGAAGACCGTAGCTGACCGGGTCCAGCGCGCGCAGCCCTGGCCCGATGTCTTTCGATGCACCATTGTGGATCCGTCCGGGGCCTCTGGCCGGGCCCAGAGCCCTCGACCGGGGCCCGGTGACCCGCGCTACGTCGGTTCGGACCAGGCGGTCTGGATGAGTTGCTGGCCGTCGCGGCGGCGTACGAGCGTGCCGCGGCCGGGCGGCTGCGGGCTCGGCCGCAGGTTGCCGAAGACCGCGCCCTCCTCCCGGTTGCCGGACATCAGCAGGCCCGGAGAGTCCAGCTCGCGCAGGCGTTGCAGAACCGGCTCGTAGAGAGCGCGGGCCACGCCGCCCACCCGCCGGGTGATGATCAGGTGCAGCCCGATGTCACGGGCCTGCGGCAGCAGCTCGTGCAGGGCGCTCAGCGGGTTGCTGCCGCCCGAGGCCACCAGGTCGTAGTCGTCGACCAGGATGTAGAGGTCCGGCCCCTTCCACCAGCTGCGGTCGCGCAGCTGGGCGGTGGTGACGTCCGGGCCGGGCAGCCGGTTCGAGAGAGCGCTGCGGATCGACCCCAGCCCCTGCGCGAACACCTGGTTGGACGGCGCGTAGTCGAGCAGGTGGTCGCCCTCCACCGCGCCGAGCAGCCCGCGCCGGTAGTCCGCGATCACCAGCCGGGCCTGGGCCGGGGTGTAGCGCTCGGTGATGCCCCGGGCGATCAGCCGGAGCAGGTTGGTCTTGCCGCACTCGGCGTCGCCGAAGACGGTCAGGTGCGGCTCGTTCGCCAGGTCGAGGTAGACCGGCGCCAGCGCCGACTCGTTGACCCCGATCGGCAGGCCGGGCGCCGACCGGTCGATGATCCGGGCGAGCTCGTGCACCGGCAGCCGGCGCGGCAGCAGCCGCACCTTCGGCGCCGGGCGGGCCGGCCAGTTCTCCGCCACGTGCCGGGCCAGCGCCATCGACGCCTCGCTGAGGTCCTCGATGGTGCGCCGCCCGTCGATACGCGAGACGGCGGCGAGGAACTGCAGCTTGTCGCGGGTCAGACCACGACCGGGCGAGCCGACCGGGACGTTCTGCGCGGCCCGCCGGTCGATCTCCGACTCGGCCGCGTCGCCGAGCCGCAGCTCCAGCTTGGTGCCGAGCAGGTCCCGCATGTTGATCCGGATCTCCGCCCACCGTACGGCCGTGATGACCACGTGCACGCCGAAACCCAGCCCCCGGTTGGCCAGGTTCGTGATGGTCTGCTCCAGCTCCTCGTACTCCTGGCGCAGGGTGTTCCAGCCGTCCACCACCAGGAAGACGTCGCCGAACGGGTCGTCGGCGAACTCGCCCGCGGCCCGCCGGCGGCGGTAGCTCGCCACCGAGTCGATGCCGTGCTGGGCGAAGCGCGCCTCCCGGTCGTCGATGATGGCCACCACCTCGGCGACCGTCCGGCGGACCGCCTCGGTGTCCCGGCGGCCGGCGACCCCGGACATGTGCGGCAGCCCCTCCAGGCTGCGCAGCGCGCCACCGCCGAAGTCGAGGCAGAAGAACTGCACCTCGCGCGGGGTGTGGGTGAGCGCGAGCGAGGCGAGCAGCGACCGCAGCATCGTGCTCTTGCCGCTCAGTGAGGCGCCGACGATGACCACGTTGCCGCCCGCGCCGGCCAGGTCCACCATCATCGGGTCGCGCCGCTGCTCGTACGGGCGGTCCACGACACCGACCGGCACGGCGAGCCGGCCCCGGCCGGGCCAGTTCGCGGTGCACAGACCGAACGTCGGATGCACGGCCAACTGCGGCAGCAGCTCGCCCAGGCCGGGCGGGTCGGCCAGCGGCGGCAACCAGACCTGGTGCGCCGGGCGGCCCTGGCCCTTGAGCCGGTCGATGAGCACGTCTAGCATCGCCACGGCCTTGCCGTCGGCGGGCTGCTCGGGCTCCGGCGCGGTCTCCACCGGCAGCTGCGGCGCCTGCATCGGCACGAAGTTCACCCCGTACGGCACGATCCTTCGCTGCACCAGTGCCTGCGACCGGGAGACCTGCTGCCCGGGCGCACGGTACGGCCCGGAGACGTACGCGGCCCGGAACCGGAGCATGGTGCTGGTGTCCGTCTTCAGGTAGCCGTGACCGGGCGCGCTCGGCAGCTCGTACGCGTCCGGCACGCCGAGCACGATCCGGCTCTCCACCGCGGAGAACGTGCGCAGACCGATCCGGTACGACAGGTGGGTGTCCAGGCCGCGCAGCTTGCCCTCCTCCAGCCGCTGGCTGGCCAGCAGCAGGTGCACGCCGAGCGACCGGCCCAGCCGGCCGATCATCACGAAGAGGTCGATGAAGTCGGGCTTCGCGGCGAGCAGCTCGCTGAACTCGTCGCAGATGATGAGCAGGCTGGGCATCGGCTCCAGCGGCTCACCGGCCGCCCGGGCCTTCTCGTACTCGTACCGGGAGACGTAGTTGCCGGCCGCGCGCAGGACCTCCTGGCGGCGGTTCATCTCCCCGGCGAGCGCGTCCCGCATGCGGTCGACCAGCGGCAGCTCGTCGGCCAGGTTGGTGATCACCGCGCTGGTGTGCGGCAGCGCCTCGAGCGACGCGAACGTCGCACCACCCTTGAAGTCGACCAGGACGAAGTTGAGCTCCTCCGAGGAGTGGGTGACCGCCAGCGCGGCGACCACCGTGCGGAGCAGCTCGCTCTTGCCGGATCCGGTCGCGCCGATGACCAGGCCGTGCGGGCCCATGCCCTCGTGCGCGGACTCCTTGAAGTCCAGCTCGACCACGTTGCCGTCCGGGCCGACGCCGAGCGGGATGCGCAGCCGGTCCCGGTGGCTGCGCGGCCGCCAGGTGTGCTGCACGCTCACCGCGGCGGCGTCGCCCACCCCGAGCAGATCGGGCAGCTCCATGCTGCGGGCCAGCGGCTCCTCGGTGGTGGCCTGCTGCTGGGAGAGCCGGTAGGGGGCGATCTGGCGGGCCAGGCCCTCCGCGGCCGACGCGCCGAGCCGGTCGGGCCGGCCCAGCCGGGACGACGACGCACCCCGCACCAGCTCGAGTGAGCTGCCGTCGCCCGCGTCCAGGCAGAGCAGCCAACGGCCGGCGTCGCGGGGGACGGTGCCGGAGAGGTCCATGACCGTGGCGCCGAGCAGACCCGGCCCCATCAGCTGGCAGGTCGGCGAGACCTCGCCGCCGTCGAGCACCACCACGACGTGCGGTGCGGTGGTCAGCGGCTTCGCCTCGGGAGCGAAGCGGGGCCGGCCGGCCAGGTCGTCGGCGAGCGACTCCTCGGCCTCGGCCAGGCTGGCGAAGACCAGCCGGCGCGCGCCGGCCGCGTCGGTCCGACCGTAGTGGTGGGAGTGCGGCAGCCACTTGACCCAGTCCCAGGTGTGCTGCCGGTCGGGCGCGGCGACCACCGCGATCACCATGTCGTCCGGGGCGTGGAAGGTGGCCAACTGGCCGAGGGCGGCCCGGGCGAGGTCGAGCACCGGCTCCCGGTCGCCCCGCAGCACGACCCGGCTGAACGCCCGCACCGACAGCGCCGTCGGCAGGTCGGGCACTGTGGAGTGTGCGCGGACGAACCGGCGCAGCGCGATGGCGCTCATCGGTTCGAGGTCCTCCACCGGCTTGGTCTCCGGCGGCACGATCTCCACCGCCAGCCGCTGCGGCCCGAGGGCGATCCGGGTCTCGCCGAAGTCGTCCTCGGTGATCCTCCGCTCCCAGAGCCGTCGCGACGCCGCGATCGACCAGAGCGCGTCCGGCTCGGGGTGCCGCCAGGCCATCGCCGCGCGCTGCTGCTCGGCCGCGCGCCGGGTGCGCTTGCGCATCTGGGCCAGGTAGCGCATGTAGTCGCGGCGGTCGGCGTTCAGCTCCGCCTTGTCGTTGCCGCCGTTGCTCAGCGAGCCGATCGCCATCCCGAGCATCGAGACGCCGAAGAGGCCGCCGGCGACGTAGGTCATCATGCCGCCGCCGCGCCCGGCGTAGAGGAACGCCATCGCGCCGACGCCGCACACCATCGGCAGGATCATCAACAGCTGCCCCATGCCGCGGGGCGTCGGCTCCGGCAGCTCCGGCGGGGACTCCAGCAGCACTTCGCCGCGCGGCAACGCTGGTCCCGGCTGACGCGGGAGCCGGCGGAACACCACCGTGCTCACGGCTGTCTCCTCCCCAGAAGCGGCCTTGATGAAGTTCTGCGACGGATCGGACTCGTCGGGTGGGCATCGTACGTGGCTGCCATCGTAGGTAATCTCCCGTGGGCGTCGCCGACCCGTGGGGCGATGTTGCCGGCCAGGTAATCGTACGAGAGCACGAGGAGGCCACTGTGGCGACGAAGACGGCGACCGGTGGCCTGAGCCGGATCACCATCGTGGCGCCCCGCACCAGGATGGACCTCGCGCTGCCGTCCGACGTGCCGCTCGCCGACCTGCTGCCGACGTTGCTGCGTTACGCCGGGGAGGACCTGGCCGACGAGGGCGTACGGCACGGGGGCTGGAGCCTGGCACGGCTCGGCGGGCAGCCGCTCGACGGCGGGCGTACGGTCGCGCAGCTCGGTATCCGTGACGGCGAGGTGCTCTACTTCAACCCGCGCGCCGCGACCGCTCCCGAGGTGGTCTTCGACGACGTGGTGGACGCGGTCGCGACGGCGACCAACCAGCGGCCCGGCGCGTGGCAGGCCGGCACCACCCGGTCCTTCGCGGTGCTGTTCGCCGCGGCGGCCCTCGCCGCCGGCGCGGTCGCCGCGCTCTTCGCCGGGCCGCCGCAGCTGCCCGGTGCGCTGGCCGCCCTGCTCGTGGCGGTCGCCCTGCTGGTCAGCGCCGCCGTGCTGTCCCGCGCCGCCGGCGACAGCCGGACCGGCGCCGTGCTGGCCATGGTCGGCCTGGGCTACGCGGGCACCGGCGGCCTGCTGCTGCTCGCCGGCGATCGGAAGCTGACCGAGCTGGCCAGCCCGCACGTCCTGCTCGCCGCCACCGCGGTGGTGCTGTTCGCCGCGGTGGCGGCGCTGGCCGTGGGCGACCGGCTCCCGCTCTTCTTCGGCGCGGTCGCGGTCGGCGTGGCCACGGGCCTCGGAGCCGTGCTGTCGCTGGCCTTCGGCATCAGCGCGACCGCCGCCGCGGCGGTGGTGGCGACGGTCGCCTTCGGCGCGGTGCCCGCCCTGCCGATGGCCTCGTACCGGCTGGCCCGGCTGCCCGTCCCCTCCATCCCGACCGGCCCGGACGACCTGAAGACCGACACCGAGTCGGTCGACGGCCGGCGGGTGCTCCAGCTCAGCGAGCGCGCCGACGAGTTCCTCACCGGTCTGGTGTGGACGGTGTCCCTGGTGGTGCTGGGCGCGCAGGTGGTGCTCGCCCTGAACGGTCGGCTGCCGGCCGTGCTGCTCTGCCTGGTCTTGGCCCTGCTGTCGCTGCTGCGGGCCCGGCCGTTCCTCGGCCGGGGCCAGCGGACGCCGGTGCTCTTCGCCGGGACCGCCGGGCTCGGCCTGACCGCCGCGGCCACCTTCGCCGGCGGCGCGATGGCCGTCCGGCTCGGCGTGATCGTCGGCGGCCTGCTGCTGGCCGCCGTGGTCAGCCTGATCTACGGCCTGACGGTGGCCGGCAAGCGGATCTCGCCGGTCTGGGGCCGGCTGCTGGACATCCTGGAGATCCTGCTGATCATCGCGCTGGTGCCGCTGGCCGTCTGGGTCCTCGGCCTCTACGGCTGGATCGTCAACCTGCGGCCCTGACCGACCCGCCCCCGGCCAGCAGCGCGCCGGCCGGGGTGGCGGCCCAGACGCCCGGGCCGTGCTGCCCGTCGACCGGGCGGGCCGGCGTGCCGCACCGCCGTGCGACATCCCGGATCACCTTCACCAGCGCCTCGACGTGGTTGTCCATCGCCGCGACCCGGAGGAGCGGGGCGACGGCGCGGCCACCGGGCAGGACCGTCACCGCGACCGTGTGCGAGGGCGCGGAGGTCGCGGTCAGCGCGTCCACCAGGGCGCCGAGCGGAGCCTCCGGCCGGGCGCGGAGGGCCAGGCAGCGGTGCGTCCACCCGCCGCCGCGCAACCCGGTCCAGATCTCCGCGGGCGGGTCGGGCGTGAGGTCGAGGCCGGCGGCCGAGACCACCGCCGCGCGGAGTTCGTCGCGGCCCAGCGCCCGGTGGGCGAGCCCGGCCGCGTTCAGCGCCTTGCCGAGCCGCCCCATGCCGGCCGCCAGAGTGCGGTGGACGCCGGCCATTCCGCCGCCGCGGGCCACCGTCTCCGTCCGGGCGTCCCGCACCGAGAGCCGCAGTGCCACCCAGACGGTACGGTGCGCCGCCGGCGGCGCGCCCGGCGCCGGGTACCACACCAGGGTGTGCGAGACCATCTGCGCGCAGGTGACCGGCCCGCTGAACTCGGCGAGCACCCGCAGCGCCCGGTCCACCACGGCGGCCTCCACCGAGCCGGCCGGGGCGCCGGAGCGGCCGAACAGCGCCACGGCGGCGAACCACCCCTCGTCGTCCTGGCCGATGCCGAGCCGGGTGCCCCGGTCGGTCAGCTCGATGAAGGACAGTTCCGGTGCGAGGGACACGAGCCGCGGATCGCTCCCGCCGCCCTCGGCGAGGGCCGCCCGGGCCCGGTCCCGACGCTCCCGCAGCCGGCGACGCAGCAGCACGTCCTCGTACCACCACCGGCCGCCCCGACGGGCGAAGACCGCCAGCAGGACCAGGAGCGCGACGCCGCCGACCACGCCGACCAGCCAGCCCGGCCCACCCAGCGCGGCCCAGACGGCCACCGCGCAGAGTTCCAACACGACCAGCTGACCGACCACGAGCGGGCCGACCCGGCCGCGGCGGCGCTGGTCGGGTGCCGGGACCGGCCGGCCCGGCGCGCCGGACGGGTCCACGGCGGTACGCACGGGTGGCGCCTCAACCTGCGTCATCGGTGACTGTCCCTCCTGCACGGTGCGGCTTTCCGCGACGTCGTACGCTGCCGGGCGCGGGCGCTGGTCCCGGTGACCCGCCGACGGCCCCTTATCGTAGGGAAGCCCGCGACACGACTCAGACCTGATCGTCGCGGATCCACCCCGCCGGAGGTAAGTCATGCGGACCCGCCGCGATCAGGTGCAGGCGTACCGCTTCGTCACCCGCCGCATCGTCTCCGCGCTGCTGTCGGGCGATCCGGAGACCAACAACCTGCCGATGCGGCGGCTCGGCATGGCGGTCTTCGGCAGCGCCATCGCCGCGGCCGTCGTGCTCGGCGGCGCGGGCGCGTACGGGCAGTTCACCGGCAACACGGCTCCGTTGGAGGAGAACACGCTGGTGATCGAGCGGGAGAGCGGCGCGACGTACGTCTTCGCCGAGGGCCTGCTGCACCCGACGCTCAACTACGCGTCCGCCCGGCTCATCCTCGACAAACCGGACCCCGAGGTCCGGACGATGTCGCAGGCCTCGATCCGGGACCGGCCGCGCGGGCGTACGGTCGGCATCGTCGGCGCCCCGGACGCGCTGCCGGACCGCAAGTCGCTGGCCGGGCTGCCCTGGTCGGTCTGCGACGTGCCCGATCCGGCCGATCCGCGCCGGTCGAGCACCCGGCTGGTGATCGACCGGCCGCTACCCGGCGGCACACCGCTGGGCGACCGGGCCGTGCTGGTCACCGTCGACGGTCAGCGGCACCTGCTCACCAACAACGCGCGGAACCAGTTGGTCGGCGACAACCGGGTCGCCGCGCTGCGGATGGCGAACGCGCCCACGCTCACCGTCGGCCAGCAACTGCTGAACGCCGTGCCGGCCGGCCCGGCCCTGCGCGAACCGACGCTGGACGGGCTCAACCAGCAGGTCGGGTTGTCGGTGGCGGGCCGGCCGGGCCGGGTCGGCCAGGTCTACCGGGCCGCCGGCCAGCACTACGTGCTGACCCGGGAAGGGCTGGCCTCCATCGGTGAGGTCACCGCCCTGCTGCTGCTCCGCGAGGGGGGCGCGGTCACCGACATCACCCCCGACCAGGCCGGCCAACTGCTCACCGACCAGCGGGCGGAGCAGGCCGGGATGCCGCAGGCGCTGCCCGCCCTGTACCCGGTGCGCGAGGGCCAGTCGGTGCTCTGCGCGACGTACCGGGCGGGCGCCGGCGGCGGTCCGCCGGTCACCACGATCGAGGTGTTCGACCGTGCGCCGGCCGAGCTGACCGCCACCGGCCCCGGTGCGCTGCCGGTCCGGCAGACCCCCCGGGACGCGGTCCGCACGGCCGAGCAGGTGCTGCTGCCCGGCGGCAAGGGCGTGCTGGCCCAGGCCGCGCCGGGCGCCGGTGACAGCGGGGTCGGCGCACCCGGGTCGACGGTCTACCTGATCAGCCCGCAGGGCGTGCGGTACCCGCTCGGCACCCGCGCCGGCGACGCCCTGTCCGCGCTGGGCTACGGCGGGGTCACCCCGCTCGCCGTACCCGGGTCGTTGCTCGCGCTCATTCCCACCGGGCCCACGCTCGACCGGGAAAGCGCGCTCGCCCACTTCGAGCCCGGCGCCCCGGCGCCGGCCGCTCCGGCACCGGCTCCGGCGACGAGCGGCGGGCCGACCGGCTCGCCGGCCCCGGAGGGCAGCGGTGGCACGCCGTCCGGGTCTCCCGACACCAGTGGGTCCGGATCGCCGGCCACCGGCGGCACGCCGTCCGGATCGTAGGACGCCGACGCGGCCCGGTCCGGCGCTGTCGGTGGTCTGACCGGGCCTCGCGGCAGCCTGCCCGTACGGCGGGTCGCCCCGGTCGCGGCCGTCGACTAACCTGGTGCGGGCAAACGGTTGTCGATTACCACCACGGGGATGTTGCCATGACCGGGCGCACGGAAGTCGATCTGTTGTCCCTTGAGGACTTCCAATCGCTGTTGGCCGACCGGCTGACCCAGGCCGAGTCGGTGTTGCGCAAGCTCAACACCGAGATGCAGTGCTCACCGCCGGCGCTCGGCTCGTTCACCGACGCCACCAGCAACGCCCGTCGATACTCGGAGATCCACCAGTCCTACGTGGACCAGGCCGAGCGGCTGCGGCAGGCGGTGAAGGCGGCGCAGAAGGCGACCAGCACGATCCTGGCCAACTACCGCACCACCGAGGCGCGCAACGCCGCCACCGCGGCCGACATCGCGGCCGCGCTCAACGGGGTCGACGAGGCGCTGAAGCCGAAGGAGGGGCCGCGTGTCTGAGTACGTTCAGCGCTACCAGGGCGTGAGCCACCAGGAGCTCTACGACGCCGTGATGGCCGGCAAGCCGGAGCAGATCGACGGTGTGGCCGCCCAGTGGTCCTCGCTCAAGGGCATCCTCGACGGCCTCGGCCGGGATCTGAGCGGCGACCTGGAGAAGCTGGCCAACACCTGGACGGGCTCCGCCGGGCAGGAGTTCCAGCGACGGCTGACGCTCGTGGTCGGCTACGCGGGCACCCTCGGCGAGGGCATGGACGACGTCAAGCAGGCCCTGACCATGATGGCCGGTCAGCTGCGCACGGCGCACAAGCAGGCGGAGAGCCCGGAGGAGACCGACGACCACGACCAGGCCGTCAACGGGGCGCTCAAGGGAGCGGTCTTCGGCGTGCCGGGCATCGTGGTCGGCGGGCTGCTCGGCCACCAGCAGGACAAGGAAGAGCAGGAGAAGGCGCACCAGCGCATGGTCAACGTGGTGGCCGAGCTGGCCGCCGGTTACGACCTCTCCGCCTACGGTCGCGTCGTCACGCCCCCGCCACCGCACCCGGACACGCCGGGCGCCGTCGACGGCACCGGCTCGACCCCGCGCAGCGGCCCGGCCGTCGGCACGCCGGCGTCCGGACCGGGCAGCACGGGTCTCAACCCGCACACCGGCGGCGCCACGGTGGCGACCCCGGACCGGGTCGGTGCCGGCCCGGAGGGCGGCCGGGGCGGTGATCTGCCCGAGACGACCGTCGGTGGCGGCACGGGCGGGCTCGC from Micromonospora sp. WMMD812 harbors:
- a CDS encoding S8 family serine peptidase, whose amino-acid sequence is MPARKRLRPVTRSVCAVLTLLAAVGVGPLVAPAPAQADTVRELQWHLDTLKISEAHRLSKGRGVVVAVVDSGVHAAHPDLKGQVLRGRGLGPGVAADGRTDPDVKGGHGTAMAGIIAGRGGGAMHALGIAPEAKILPLGLGPEEAGYREAPAAIRWAVDAGADVLNLSFGGQGPDQETADAVRYALSKDVVVVAATGNRDSGYRQIPEPASIPGVIAVGAATRSGGLWGETVTGPEMALSAPGERLIAPAPPGASPNGYLVSDGTSNATAVVSGVAALVRARYPDLDAANVVNRLIRTARDRGPAGRDPEYGFGSVDVLAALSRSVPAVKANPLAAPVAGSPSAGAPAGGAEEDGDDGPAVSFGLADNAGLQIVLCLLAVLVAVAIIVTLVLVNRRARRRASAGPPPVTYPPPGAYPAPGSYRPPGPHQAHQPYPPPPAGFGPPPPGGFGPPPGPHPYPSTPAGPPVAAPPYGAPQQPAPPGVVPPAPPHGAPAAPPTDPQPRQ
- a CDS encoding WXG100 family type VII secretion target, whose product is MTIKVDYAVLESSNQQMLAISRTIDEKLDTLRQMLSKLQWEGEDRVAYEQHQAQWDTAVRDINKILNDIGGAVGIARENYVSTEMSNSKVWSS
- a CDS encoding WXG100 family type VII secretion target, which translates into the protein MAFEVEAATLHTAASDVRSTRSEVDGELKKLWNVVDDLAIAWKGQASTGFQSLMTRWNEDTAKLLTAMDNIADLLDKSGTTHQVNDEEQQQMLDKFHSALNP
- the eccCa gene encoding type VII secretion protein EccCa, coding for MSTVVFRRLPRQPGPALPRGEVLLESPPELPEPTPRGMGQLLMILPMVCGVGAMAFLYAGRGGGMMTYVAGGLFGVSMLGMAIGSLSNGGNDKAELNADRRDYMRYLAQMRKRTRRAAEQQRAAMAWRHPEPDALWSIAASRRLWERRITEDDFGETRIALGPQRLAVEIVPPETKPVEDLEPMSAIALRRFVRAHSTVPDLPTALSVRAFSRVVLRGDREPVLDLARAALGQLATFHAPDDMVIAVVAAPDRQHTWDWVKWLPHSHHYGRTDAAGARRLVFASLAEAEESLADDLAGRPRFAPEAKPLTTAPHVVVVLDGGEVSPTCQLMGPGLLGATVMDLSGTVPRDAGRWLLCLDAGDGSSLELVRGASSSRLGRPDRLGASAAEGLARQIAPYRLSQQQATTEEPLARSMELPDLLGVGDAAAVSVQHTWRPRSHRDRLRIPLGVGPDGNVVELDFKESAHEGMGPHGLVIGATGSGKSELLRTVVAALAVTHSSEELNFVLVDFKGGATFASLEALPHTSAVITNLADELPLVDRMRDALAGEMNRRQEVLRAAGNYVSRYEYEKARAAGEPLEPMPSLLIICDEFSELLAAKPDFIDLFVMIGRLGRSLGVHLLLASQRLEEGKLRGLDTHLSYRIGLRTFSAVESRIVLGVPDAYELPSAPGHGYLKTDTSTMLRFRAAYVSGPYRAPGQQVSRSQALVQRRIVPYGVNFVPMQAPQLPVETAPEPEQPADGKAVAMLDVLIDRLKGQGRPAHQVWLPPLADPPGLGELLPQLAVHPTFGLCTANWPGRGRLAVPVGVVDRPYEQRRDPMMVDLAGAGGNVVIVGASLSGKSTMLRSLLASLALTHTPREVQFFCLDFGGGALRSLEGLPHMSGVAGRRDTEAVRRTVAEVVAIIDDREARFAQHGIDSVASYRRRRAAGEFADDPFGDVFLVVDGWNTLRQEYEELEQTITNLANRGLGFGVHVVITAVRWAEIRINMRDLLGTKLELRLGDAAESEIDRRAAQNVPVGSPGRGLTRDKLQFLAAVSRIDGRRTIEDLSEASMALARHVAENWPARPAPKVRLLPRRLPVHELARIIDRSAPGLPIGVNESALAPVYLDLANEPHLTVFGDAECGKTNLLRLIARGITERYTPAQARLVIADYRRGLLGAVEGDHLLDYAPSNQVFAQGLGSIRSALSNRLPGPDVTTAQLRDRSWWKGPDLYILVDDYDLVASGGSNPLSALHELLPQARDIGLHLIITRRVGGVARALYEPVLQRLRELDSPGLLMSGNREEGAVFGNLRPSPQPPGRGTLVRRRDGQQLIQTAWSEPT
- the eccD gene encoding type VII secretion integral membrane protein EccD, which gives rise to MATKTATGGLSRITIVAPRTRMDLALPSDVPLADLLPTLLRYAGEDLADEGVRHGGWSLARLGGQPLDGGRTVAQLGIRDGEVLYFNPRAATAPEVVFDDVVDAVATATNQRPGAWQAGTTRSFAVLFAAAALAAGAVAALFAGPPQLPGALAALLVAVALLVSAAVLSRAAGDSRTGAVLAMVGLGYAGTGGLLLLAGDRKLTELASPHVLLAATAVVLFAAVAALAVGDRLPLFFGAVAVGVATGLGAVLSLAFGISATAAAAVVATVAFGAVPALPMASYRLARLPVPSIPTGPDDLKTDTESVDGRRVLQLSERADEFLTGLVWTVSLVVLGAQVVLALNGRLPAVLLCLVLALLSLLRARPFLGRGQRTPVLFAGTAGLGLTAAATFAGGAMAVRLGVIVGGLLLAAVVSLIYGLTVAGKRISPVWGRLLDILEILLIIALVPLAVWVLGLYGWIVNLRP